AATAAAAAAGAGAAAAGTCTTGGACAAAACTAAACGTCGTTTTGTCCAAGACTTTTCTCTTTTTTAGCTAAGTATTAAATTATGGCTAAATTTATTCATAGTTTTAATCTGAAAGAGTTCATGTTTGAAAGAAAAGCGTTGGCACGATACCATAGAGAATAAGAATGAAAGTTTCAATCAATTTTCATTATGAAGAGGTGGCTCAATGAAAACATGGATCAATCAACATAGTCGATTACTAATTTTTTTAAGTTTTTTTATATTAAGTGTACTGTCTTTATATATTGTTTATCTTCAAAATAATCATATCATGATAGGTGACGATTACCATTTTCATCAAAATAGGATCGAAGGATTGGCTTTATCTTTACGTCATGGCCTATTATTGCCAAAAGTAAGTTACTTTTTTATTGGTGGATATGGGTATGCCTCTAGTTTGTTCTATCCAGATTTTTATCTATACTTTCCAGCAATTTTGCGCGTTTTTGGTTTTTCGCTTGCAACCAGTTTTATTATCTTTGCTATTGGGATAAATTTAGGTACATTTATTTTAACCTATATATCAGGAAAGTACATGGGTTTATCCGAAATGAAAAGTTACTTGTTTTCATTATTATATACGCTATCGATTTACCGTCTGCAGGATTTTTTTAATCGTCAGGCTATTGGTGAGCTCTTGGCAATGAGCTTTTTTCCATTAGTTTTAGCAAGTCTCTATTTATTGAAACATGGTAAAGAGAAAAAATGGTTACTGTTGACCGTTGCGATGACAGGAATTGGCTTAGCACATTTTATTTCGATAGAAATTATCAGCATTTTTATCGGCATGTATATTCTTTTAAATCTGAGGAGCTTTTTAAAAAAAGAGGTAATCTTTGCGATTCTAAAAGCCGCTGGGGTGACTATTTTATTACTCGCTTTTTATTTAGTACCAGTTTTTGAACAGATGAAGCATACGACTTTTCAAGTTACATCCAACCCGCTAACGTTGATTTCAGATAGAAGTTATTCTTTTAGCGAATTGTTGGCAAATAGTTTTAAAAATACAGTTTTTCATGCGTCATCTGCGAATATTGGAATTATTTTATTGGCGGGGTTGATTATATATGGAGTAATGCTATTCAAACGAGACGCACAACATCGGGACTTAATCATTTTAGCGCTGTTTTTTATGATTATAGTGACAGATCTTTTTCCATGGCACTTTTTTGATCAAACACCACTAAATACGATTCAATTTCCATGGCGTTTTTTATCGATCGTGACCTTGTTGTTGGCGTATCTCATCGCAAATGATGACATCGGATTATTCAAAAAAATTCCAAGTAGCCAAATAATTCTAATTATGGTTATTTTAATTGGTGTCGGGTTGTATGAGAAGGAAAGTATTGATACCGAAGGAAAACGAATCTTATCACACCACTCATATGATCAAACAAATAGCTATTATATTGGTGCAGGACATGAGTATTTACCAAAAGAAGTTGATTATTCTACTATTAAAAAGAATAAAAAACGTAAAGTACTTTATGACTCAGACCAAATAAACATATCGAATACCGAAATGAACTTTGATTCAGTGGCTTTTGACTATCATACAAAGGGTACACAAGAAACGATGGTTACGATTCCGTTTATCTATTATTATGGTTATCAGGCTAAAATAGTAAGTAATGGAAACGTCAAAACAATACCAGCATCATTAAATAAAGAAAATGGATTAGTTGCTATTCGTTTAGCTGAAAAAGGTCGGGTATCTATTTTTTACCAAACAACTTGGGCGCAAAAAATTTCATTAAGCTTATCGATCATCACCCTCTTAATTTGTATAATTTGGAAATCTAGACCTTGGACTTCAACTGAGCTGAACTTAAAGAAATAACTATAGTTATTCTTTTAATTGGATAACAAAAAAATGAGAGAAAACTCATGTTTAGAGAAAGTGTAAGAAATTTTCTCTAAACAGGGAAATGCGGTTGACTTACCTTTTATTATCTGTTATTTTCTTATATAAAATTAAATAGAGGAGTGGTCTGAAAAATGTCTAACTGGGAAACAAAATTTGCGAAAAAGGGTCTTACATTTGATGATGTTTTATTGATTCCAGCAGAAAGTCATGTTTTGCCAAATGAGGTGGATATGAGTATCCAACTAGCAAAAAATATAAAGTTGAATATTCCTCTAATCAGTGCAAGTATGGATACAGTAACTGATAGTAAAATGGCTATTTCAATGGCTCGTCAAGGTGGCTTAGGCGTTATTCACAAAAATATGAGCATCGCGCAACAAGCAGATGAAGTTCGTAAAGTAAAACGTTCTGAAAGCGGCGTGATTATCGATCCATTTTTCTTAACCCCAACGAATTTAGTGGCAGATGCAGAAAATCTAATGAGCAAGTATCGTATCAGCGGTGTACCTATCGTAGAAACAATGGATAATCGTAAATTGGTTGGTATCATTACGAACCGTGATATGCGTTTTGTAACAGATTATCAAATGAAAATCGATGAAGTCATGACAAAAGACAACTTAGTCACAGCCCCAGTAGGTACTTCTCTAAAAGATGCTGAAAAGATTTTACAAAAGCATAAAATTGAAAAATTACCGATCGTAGATGAAAACAATCGTCTGAGCGGTCTGATTACAATCAAAGACATTGAAAAAGTAATCGAATTTCCCAATGCAGCGAAAGACGAACATGGTCGTTTACTAGCAGCGGCAGCAGTTGGCGTTACAAGTGATACTTTTGAACGTGCCGAAGCATTACTTGAGGCAGGTGTTGACGCAATCATTATCGATACTGCTCATGGTCATAGTGCTGGTGTGATTCGTAAAATCAAAGAAATTCGTGACACATTCCCAGAAGCTACATTAATTGCTGGAAATATCGCAACAGCTGAAGGGGCTAAAGCTCTTTATGACGTAGGTGTTGATGTCGTTAAAGTTGGGATCGGACCTGGTTCTATCTGTACGACACGTGTCGTTGCAGGTGTGGGTGTTCCTCAATTAACAGCGATTTATGATGCAGCTTCTGTTGCACGTAAATATGGTAAAGCTATTATCGCTGATGGTGGAATCAAGTATTCTGGAGATATCGTAAAAGCTTTAGCAGCTGGTGGACATGCTGTTATGTTAGGTAGTATGTTAGCCGGTACAGATGAATCACCTGGTGAATTTGAAATTTATCAAGGACGTCGTTTTAAAACGTATCGTGGAATGGGATCATTGGGTGCAATGGAAAAAGGCTCAAGTGATCGTTATTTCCAAGGCGGAGTTAACGAAGCAAATAAATTAGTTCCAGAAGGTATTGAAGGACGTGTTGCCTATAAGGGTAGCGTATCAGATATTGTTTTCCAAATGATCGGTGGGTTAAAATCTGGTATGGGCTATGTCGGTGCAGCAAATCTACAACAATTACGTGAAGAAGCACAATTTATTCAAATGAGTGGAAATGGATTGAAAGAATCTCATCCTCATGATGTACAAATTACGAAAGAAGCACCTAATTACTCTGTAGAACAATAAAAAAACTACCAATGTCATAATCGACATTGGTAGTTTTTTTGTTATTGGACAGGCCGTTCATCTTTAGAACCATAATACATATGAAGCGGCTTAGCTTTTTTTCCTAGTAATTCTTTAGAAGGTAAAATCTCGTAGCCTTCTCCACGCAAATGATCAATCACAGTTGCTACAGCGTCCACTGTTTCAGGATGGATGTCATGCATCAACACAATTGTGTCATTGTAGGCTGTATCATCGATACGTTTGATAATCGCTTGAGCATTATGACTTTGCCAATCTTGAGAGTCTACAGACCATTGAATAATCGGCTTACCAATGATTGCTGCTACATCTTTATTAACAGCACCATAAGGCGGTCTAAAATCAGTTGGTAGCTTGCCAATTGCGTGATAGATGGCTTTGTCTGTTTTTTGGACTTCATCTTTCACTCTTTGGGCATCGAGGCCAGTCAATTGTGGATGTGAGTAGGAATGGCTAGCTACCTCATGGCCTTCCTGGGCTACTCGTTGTACAAGTGATTCATGTTTTACCACATTTTGTCCTAACATAAAGAATGTAGCTTTGACACCTTTTTCTTTTAGAATATCTAGAAGGCGAGGTGTGGTTTCAGGATTTGGGCCATCATCAAACGTAAGTGAAATATATTTTTTGTTTGGATCTAAAGGTGCGGGTAATACGTCTTTAATAAAAGATGCATCTACAAATTCTGGGTTTACGTAACCAGCAATGTCTTTATAAGGTAATGTGATTTCATTTTTACCAGTCGAATTGTCAGGTAGGTTTAAGCTGATTTTATCAGAATAGTAAGTGAAAGTAGTCTTATCTAATGAGAGATTTGGCATATTGAGTACCGCATCAATGATAGCATTACCATCAGAGCTTTCATCTAGCAATTTTTGTTGAACAACTTGTTGGACAGCTAGAATATTTGCTTCACTTAAGAAAATATCTTGTAGCGTCAATGGCTGTTTCGTTTTTTTGTTGACGTAAGCTGTATTTTTACCCACTTCGGTTTTTTCAGACCAGTCTTCTTTTTCTTGATCCCATGTATAGGTGTCGACAGCGGGTAAATAGCCTATCACTTGTTCATTGATTTTATCTGCTTTTACGCGCCCAATAATTTTTATGGGGGTTTCTTTAGAACTATTTTTTTTAGTAGCTTCTATTAAAGCCGTTAATTCTGTTTTTATTTCTGGTAATTGAGGGATAATGTCTGTAGCAACGGGTTCATAGATTAATGTTTGGATATTACCATCTATTTTTTCTTGTTCAGAACTTTCGAGAACCTCTTGTTTTTGAGCTTTTCGGATTTTTTCTAATAAGGCGGTTTCTTTTTCTTCATACTGGTTATCTTCTTCAACTTCATTTACCTCATCGTGTTTGTGTTGCACGGCATAAGTTGCATAAACACCACCGCAGATTAAAATAAAAGAAACACCAAGTATAGATGCAAAAGCTATTTTTTTTGTGAAAATGTGTTTCTTTTTTTCGCGCCGGCTATTTCGAGTACTTCGTGGGTGATTTTTTCTGTCCATAACGTTTAATCCTTCTAATTTATAAATTTGACTGCTTATAGTAACTCAAATGTATCATGCTTGATTTATACTTTCAACAAACATAAGGTTAAATTAGCGATTCTTTTCATTTATTTAATTAATTTCAAGTTACCCATATAAGGAACTAAAACTTCTGGAATCGTGACAGATCCATCTTCGTTTTGGTAATTTTCTAAAATAGCAGCAACAGTTCGTCCAACAGCTAGACCAGATCCGTTTAAAGTATGGGCATATTGAACTTTATCATTTTCATCGCGGTAACGAATCATAGCGCGTCGAGCTTGGAAATCCTCGCAGTTTGAACAAGAACTGATTTCACGGTAGGCATTTTGCGCTGGAATCCATACTTCTAAATCATAAGTCTTAGCAGCAGAGAAGCCCATATCGCCTGTAGCTAGTGACATTACACGATAAGGTAGGTTCAGCTTTTGTAAAATATCTTCAGCGTTGGCTGTCATTTTTTCTAGTTCTTCATAAGAATTTTGCGCGTCACTAAATTTTACCATTTCTACTTTATTAAATTGATGTAGACGGATCAATCCGCGAGTATCACGGCCAGCACTTCCAGCTTCCGAACGGAAAGATGGGCTAAGAGCTGTAAAATAAATTGGCAAATCCTTACCATCCAAAATTTCATTATTATAATAGTTTGTTAGAGGAACTTCAGCTGTTGGGATCAACGTCATGTCAGTACCTTCTAACTGAAAGACATCTTCTTTGAATTTAGGAAATTGACCGGTACCGAACATAGAATTACTATTTACGATATAAGGTGTCATCATTTCTGTATAGCCGTGATCATAGACGTGCAAGTCTAACATGAAATTGTATAGGGCACGTTCTAGTCGAGCACCAAGTCCTTTATAGTAAACAAAACGGCTACCTGAAACTTTTGCTCCGCGCTCAAAATCAAGAATATCAAGATTTTCGGCTACATCCCAATGTGGTTTAGGTTCAAAAGCGAAGCTTCTAGGCTCGCTCCAACGACGTACTTCAACATTATCGTCTTCATCTGCGCCGACAGGTACTGAATCATGTGGAAGATTTGGTAATGTTGTAGAAATTTCATGAAGTTTAGTATCGATGTCTTCGATTTCAGTATCCAAGGCTTTGATATTACCGCCTACTTCTTTCATTTCAGCAATCTTGACTGTAGCATCTTCTTTATTTCGTTTTAATTGTGC
This genomic stretch from Enterococcus haemoperoxidus ATCC BAA-382 harbors:
- a CDS encoding 6-pyruvoyl-tetrahydropterin synthase-related protein; translation: MKTWINQHSRLLIFLSFFILSVLSLYIVYLQNNHIMIGDDYHFHQNRIEGLALSLRHGLLLPKVSYFFIGGYGYASSLFYPDFYLYFPAILRVFGFSLATSFIIFAIGINLGTFILTYISGKYMGLSEMKSYLFSLLYTLSIYRLQDFFNRQAIGELLAMSFFPLVLASLYLLKHGKEKKWLLLTVAMTGIGLAHFISIEIISIFIGMYILLNLRSFLKKEVIFAILKAAGVTILLLAFYLVPVFEQMKHTTFQVTSNPLTLISDRSYSFSELLANSFKNTVFHASSANIGIILLAGLIIYGVMLFKRDAQHRDLIILALFFMIIVTDLFPWHFFDQTPLNTIQFPWRFLSIVTLLLAYLIANDDIGLFKKIPSSQIILIMVILIGVGLYEKESIDTEGKRILSHHSYDQTNSYYIGAGHEYLPKEVDYSTIKKNKKRKVLYDSDQINISNTEMNFDSVAFDYHTKGTQETMVTIPFIYYYGYQAKIVSNGNVKTIPASLNKENGLVAIRLAEKGRVSIFYQTTWAQKISLSLSIITLLICIIWKSRPWTSTELNLKK
- the guaB gene encoding IMP dehydrogenase, translated to MSNWETKFAKKGLTFDDVLLIPAESHVLPNEVDMSIQLAKNIKLNIPLISASMDTVTDSKMAISMARQGGLGVIHKNMSIAQQADEVRKVKRSESGVIIDPFFLTPTNLVADAENLMSKYRISGVPIVETMDNRKLVGIITNRDMRFVTDYQMKIDEVMTKDNLVTAPVGTSLKDAEKILQKHKIEKLPIVDENNRLSGLITIKDIEKVIEFPNAAKDEHGRLLAAAAVGVTSDTFERAEALLEAGVDAIIIDTAHGHSAGVIRKIKEIRDTFPEATLIAGNIATAEGAKALYDVGVDVVKVGIGPGSICTTRVVAGVGVPQLTAIYDAASVARKYGKAIIADGGIKYSGDIVKALAAGGHAVMLGSMLAGTDESPGEFEIYQGRRFKTYRGMGSLGAMEKGSSDRYFQGGVNEANKLVPEGIEGRVAYKGSVSDIVFQMIGGLKSGMGYVGAANLQQLREEAQFIQMSGNGLKESHPHDVQITKEAPNYSVEQ
- a CDS encoding polysaccharide deacetylase family protein, whose product is MDRKNHPRSTRNSRREKKKHIFTKKIAFASILGVSFILICGGVYATYAVQHKHDEVNEVEEDNQYEEKETALLEKIRKAQKQEVLESSEQEKIDGNIQTLIYEPVATDIIPQLPEIKTELTALIEATKKNSSKETPIKIIGRVKADKINEQVIGYLPAVDTYTWDQEKEDWSEKTEVGKNTAYVNKKTKQPLTLQDIFLSEANILAVQQVVQQKLLDESSDGNAIIDAVLNMPNLSLDKTTFTYYSDKISLNLPDNSTGKNEITLPYKDIAGYVNPEFVDASFIKDVLPAPLDPNKKYISLTFDDGPNPETTPRLLDILKEKGVKATFFMLGQNVVKHESLVQRVAQEGHEVASHSYSHPQLTGLDAQRVKDEVQKTDKAIYHAIGKLPTDFRPPYGAVNKDVAAIIGKPIIQWSVDSQDWQSHNAQAIIKRIDDTAYNDTIVLMHDIHPETVDAVATVIDHLRGEGYEILPSKELLGKKAKPLHMYYGSKDERPVQ
- the serS gene encoding serine--tRNA ligase translates to MLDVKMIRQNFDEVQAKLKSRGVKEEILVEFLRLDESRRNLLVKSEELKKYRNDVSAEIAQLKRNKEDATVKIAEMKEVGGNIKALDTEIEDIDTKLHEISTTLPNLPHDSVPVGADEDDNVEVRRWSEPRSFAFEPKPHWDVAENLDILDFERGAKVSGSRFVYYKGLGARLERALYNFMLDLHVYDHGYTEMMTPYIVNSNSMFGTGQFPKFKEDVFQLEGTDMTLIPTAEVPLTNYYNNEILDGKDLPIYFTALSPSFRSEAGSAGRDTRGLIRLHQFNKVEMVKFSDAQNSYEELEKMTANAEDILQKLNLPYRVMSLATGDMGFSAAKTYDLEVWIPAQNAYREISSCSNCEDFQARRAMIRYRDENDKVQYAHTLNGSGLAVGRTVAAILENYQNEDGSVTIPEVLVPYMGNLKLIK